AAAGAATTGACCAAAGATACCCaatattatttacaatatttacaaaaatgtaacaacCGCAATCAACTTACACAGTATGactaagaaaattaaaatagaaagaaGAACTCTGTCTATGTCTCCAAAACTGTTAATCGATTCTTCATCGTACAATGTGTCTTTGACATCAGCCATGTCTCATAATCATTACAATAATATATTCGTTGTTTGTTGCGGACTAAGGAgtgaatatattatattatatatttctcTTCAGCAGTTTTTTTTAGCACTCAATCAGAATCCTATAAAAGTTGATGAGAGATTTGGCACCATGAAGCAACTTGGACACTAAATGATTTCGCAATGGTTTTACTATGACCAGTTCTAATGCTCAAGTCAGTTCAAATTCTACAGTAAAAACAAGATGATGAATAGGAAAAGTTATTCGAGGCAAATTTCCAGCAAGATGGTGAGATGTAGGAAAGATTCATGAAGACTCGGGACCCTTCGAGTGTACTCGGTCAAGGGCTCGGGTCGGTCGATAGAAGCAGATGAGAGAAGAAGTAGAGGAGCAGAAGTTAGAATACGACAAGCAAAGAGTAAAAAGTGTAGTGTTGAAGGTGGTGAAATTAGTTAATCATATGaaagtttaaatgttaatattaataataaattaattaagaacaaGTAGGGTTTTGGTGGTttattcaaacaaaattttacatatataaaaattgtgattACTTATGGGAGCTTTGCTCCACATGAAACGAAGGCGCACTGTTACGTATCAAATCGAACTCcttaaacgaaattaaatgAAACCTTTAACTCCTTAAATGAATGCTATGGTTTAGAGCTCGCAGGTTCCTTTCTTATTAGAATCATAACCAAAACccaactaaaacaaaatactacGAGAAAAAATTCTAAGCTCGCGTGCTTAAAACATTTCAATGCTAAACGAAATACTACAatataaaatcaaacaaatgtttttttagtccACCCTAACAGGCGTAAACAACAGGCGACAAGTTGATACctttgtcaactttaatttcttCGCCCATAGCGTAAGTTTCtacactagaaactttttcTATGGTTGCAACTGCGTCTTCATGATCAGGTTGGAGGTTTCTGTTGGGGTTTGGCATGCCTGAGCTTGAGGCCACCACGACAAGAAGGACCAGAATGAATTTCATCTGTAATGagacaattaaaatttgtaaaattaaagaaacttCATAAATACAAAAGATACGTCTTACCTTGTAAAAGATTGATGAAAAGATTGATGATTTTCATGCATTTATATactagtaaattttattaaaaaacaataaacaaaaaaaagcaatCGTGTTAGATTCTGTTAAGTAATGAACAAATAGTTTTCGCGAAAACACTTACGTTTTTGAATGGTTTGAGTGGTTCGCTATCTAATAgttacattttttgaaatacgataattttaaaatcaattgttCATAACTATCgaggtttattaaaaaatacaacatcttcttaaacattttaataaaagaggAAGTTTGAGTTTCATTCTTTGCTTTTGCATTGAGTATTCATAATTATGTTGTCTCTACAATTTTAGTGcttcattaaaatatgttgtaagACTGAAAGaagtcaaaatttttaacatcttgAAATCTTTGTAGCCGTAATGCTTTCAGTTAATATCTTTGTGTGTATCCGAAATCAACGAGCCAGCGACCTATGCATAATAATCATTGCCTCTGGTACTAGTAGCTGCGAAATCATCTAACTTCCTAGTTGCTTCATTCTGCACAATCTCGCATCCATCTTCTATAGGATGCTGATCGAGTGTTAAAGAAAACTGCTGAAgacaaatataatattttcacTCCTCGGTTCGCAACGAATAACTTGGTATACCCCAAATTAGATATCCCAACATATTCCGAATATATTATTGCGATGATTATTGGACATGGCCGATGTCACGGACGCATTGTATGATGATTGTAACTGCATAGCATTTAGCTCGGCAAAAAATTCCATTTCATGGCAATACCAAACATATAGAGGCTAAACCGGGTAAGATAATGTCCCTGCAGTCGCTTAAGAAATTTACACATCCAGAAAATAATTATCAACAGAATGGAGTTCAGGAAGTGTAGTACCTgctataagaaataaattctgCCTAAGATTTATACACACACTCCAAAGAAAGTCATTAAGTATTCAATCCATCCCTGGTGTTAGAACTGATTTGGACAAGCAAGATAATGATACCACATAATGGCCACGAGTCCTCTTCTATCTCGTCATCACTCATGATGCCCGTGGTATAAGACTATTATATAATTAACCCGAAGAGGACATCCGATTCCATCCATACTACTCGTCGTTGAAGTAGTGTTCAAGTTTTCGTGCCTCTTTATGAAGAGGGTTAAAAGGTCGGTTATATTCTATAGCTTTCTCAATAAGGGTGTTGATACGTTGTAATTGTTCATTAGTTCCTCCAGAACGAAACCAGCTTGCTCTCGCGGCTGGTAAAGATCTCTATTTTTAGGTTCGAGTTAAGGTTATATCTCGAATTTAGTCTTGTAGACAGTATTTTATGTATCAgagaaatgtaataaaatatggagaTCAGTGTAACAAAAGTAACTAACATCTCCGCCAATGCGATCGCCTCCCGATAAATCTATCGCAATTGGTTCTGTTACCTAACCCGAACAAATCAAGTATTGATTATCATGAATAATGTCACTGGTTGATTTCGGATACACACAAAGCCGTTAAACGAAAACATTACTTTAACAAAGATTTCAACGATTTTGTTAaacattttgatttcttttagtcttataacattttttaatgaagcaCTAAAATCGTAGATACAACATAATTATGtatattaaatgtaaaattaagaatttaaacTTAGATACggctgttttattaaattggttttgttatttattgttatgttgttattttttaatctcgATAATCATGAACAATTGATTTTGGTCGATTATTAATACCATTCAAAAACGTAAGtgttttcgagaaaattgtTCAATTCTCGTAATATAATCTAATTCGActgtttttttcttgtttatgataactatgttttttaatcaaattttctagTATATAAAGGAAACGGCATGTTATGAAAATCATCAATCTTTCCATCAACCTTTATAACCTTTTACAAGGTAAGACTTAACTTTTGTATTTaagaagtatttttaattttgcaaattttaattgCCTCATTACAGATGAAATTCACTTTGCTCCTTTTTGTCGTGGTGGCCACAAGTTCGGGCATGCCAAGCCCGAACAAAAATCTCCAACATGATCTTGAAGACATTATTGCAACCATCCCATCGTCTGAAATTAGAGCTATTTTTCAGAAGTACGCCGAAAACAATGCTGAATTCcaagaaatcgttaaatacTTAAGAGCACCCGAATGGAGTATTCTTGTCGATAGCGTTGCTAATAGCCCTAAATGGcaaacattcaaaatttaCATGGACAGTGTCGGAGTTGATATTGACATTATTATTCAATACCTTCTTGATCTTGTCGCTAGCGTTGATGCTTCCAAAAACTTCAACAACGTTAATATGTGCAGTGTAAGAGAATTTATGGATGAAGTTTTGCAAACTCTTGACCTACCAACTACTGTTGCCATTTTAAATGAGAAATTAATTACTAGTCCGGATTTCAAAGActtcttagaaaaaattgcTAGTGGAGAAACTCACGCTATGGTCGAAGAAATTCGTCTAATGGATGAAGTTCAACGCATAGTCGGACGTCTTCGCCAAATAGGAATTAACGTTGACAAGGTTATCAACTTGACTTATAGCCTGTTAGGGTGGACTAAGAAAACATTGTCAAGAAGTTACCGATCAGAAATTCAAAGTATGGTAACATCAAACCGCAGTATTAATTACATAAATTCAGATAACGTTGCCGAATTCTTAGAAATTGTCAAGTTTTTGCAAGGAAacgattttaaaagttttcttgaaaagtcagcaattttgaaaagttggGAGTTATGTGTAAATTTGTGGATTATTAGTTTCTGTGTTGGAAGTTAAACCTTCAAtgttaaatgtttaatttttattgaaattgattgtttaaattaaaattaatatcgtttataaaagaattttttcttgtattataTCTCTATATTTCTCTTTTATATCTATATTTCTACACTTACAGAAAGCCCACAGAAGTGggcaattttaaataacagaAAGTACTCTCTATTTTACTTACAATACTTGGAAGTACACCTCTACGATTTTATAaggacttttataataatccaTTTCTAACTTAATACCTATCCATTATCTCTCGTATAAATATTATCCccttttaataaataacctaGGTTATACTTTTTATCACAATATTGAAATATGAATATCGGAATTGCAATTTGATATTCACGTAAATACATTTGTGATAAGAACTAAATTATGAAagttatgtattaaaaatgtgtatttTGTTAGGACAAAAAGACGTAAAAGGAAAGGGAATACCAGGTCGGAAAGCGGCAGGTTCGAGCAGAGTCTCGTGGAATGAATTCGCCCATGCACTCATtcaaaatagaataaaaaacgttaacaCGTTGATCAACGTTTaaggaattaaataaatcacaaCAATCGACGCTTGCCCATGCACCTCGTCCGTCATAATCCGCGCGATCAATCCGTAGGTTAGTAGTCTAATTAAAGTAAAAGACAAATTCTATAACTGCATATGTAATCTCGAGTGATGAAGCGGTGATCCACGTCGTCACCGCATCATGTGTATTTACGTGAATATCAAATTGCAATTCCGATATTCATATTTCAATATTGTGATAAAAAGTATAATCtaggttatttattaaaaggGGATAATATTTATGCGAGAGATAATGCATAGGTATTAAGTTAGAAAtggattattataaaagtcctTATAAAATCCTAGAGGTGTACTTCCAAGTATTGTAAGTAAAATAGAGAGTACTTtctgttatttaaaattgccCACTTCTGTGGGCTTTCTGTAAGTGTAGAAATATAGATATACAGTAATACCCCGTAGATACGCGATAGGTGGGACTGACAGTAGCCGCGTAAATCGAAAATCGTGTAAGTCGAAATTCGatgaatatatattataaaatcaaggattaataaacattaattttgttaaaaaaatgtatgtacaggatggttccaattcgatgtccgaatggactatctcggaaactgtaagagttagaaaaaaagcagCTAACATGTCTAgatctctatttttaaataaattccaatgtCGAAAACCTAAAAGCGCTATCGTTAAAAAACCGCGTAAGTACGGGGACGCGTAAGTCGGGGTCGCGTAagtcgaggttttactgtaacaGAGAAATATGTTTgaatacttatttatttcactaatcataaatacaagaaaaaattcttttataaacgatattaattttaatttaaacaatcaatttcaataaaaattaaacatttaacaTTGAAGGTTTAACTTCCAACACAGAAACTAATAATCCACAAATTTACACATAACTCccaacttttcaaaattgctgacttttcaagaaaacttttaaaatcgtTTCCTTGCAAAAACTTGACTATTTCTAAGAATTCGGCAACGTTATATGAATTTATGTAATTAATACTGCGCTTTGATGTTACCATACTTTGAATTTCTGATCGGTAACTTCTTGACAATGTTTTCTTAGTCCACCCTAACAGGCTATAAGTCAAGTTGATAACCTTGTCAACGTTAATTCCCATTTGGCGAAGACTTCCGATTATGCGTTGAACTTCATCCATTAGACGAATTTCTTCGACCATAGCGTGAGTTTCTCCACTAgcaattttttctaagaagTCTTTGAAATCCGGACTAGTAATTAATTTCTCATTTAAAATGGCAACAGTAGTTGGTAGGTCAAGAGTTTGCAAAACTTCATCCATAAATTCTCTTACACTGCGCATATTAACGTTGTTGAAGTTTTTGGAAGCATCAACGCTAGCGACAAGATCAAGAAGGTATTGAATAATAATGTCAATATCAACTCCGACACTATCCATGTAAATTTTGAATGCTTGCCATTTAGGGCTATTAGCAACGCTATCGACAAGAATACTCCATTCGGGTGCTCTTAAgtatttaacgatttcttgGAATTCAGCATTGTTTTCGGCGTACTTCTGAAAAATAGCTCTAATTTCAGACGATGGGATGGTTGCAACAATGTCTTCAAGATCATGTTGGAGATTTTTGTTGGGGCTTGGCATGCCCGAACTTGTGGCCACCACGACAAAAAGGAGCAAAGTGAATTTCATCTGTAATGAGGcaattaaaatttgcaaaattaaaaatacttcttAAATACAAAAGTTAAGTCTTACCTTGTAAAAGGTTATAAAGGTTGATGGAAAGATTGATGATTTTCATAACATGCCGTTTCCTTTATATActagaaaatttgattaaaaaacatagttatcataaacaagaaaaaactGGTTTCGTTCTGGAGGAACTAATGAACAATTACAACGTATCAACACCCTTATTGAGAAAGCTATAGAATATAACCGACCTTTTAACCCTCTTCATAAAGAGGCACGAAAACTTGAACACTACTTCAACGACGAGTAGTATGGATGGAATCGGATGTCCTCTTCGGGTTAATTATATAATAGTCTTATACCACGGGCATCATGAGTGATGACGAGATAGAAGAGGAACTAGTGGTCATCATGTGGTATCATTATCTTGCTTGTCCAAATCCGTTCTAACACCAGGTCTGGATTGAATACTTGACTTTCTTTGGAGTGTGTGTATAAATCTTAGGcagaatttatttcttatagcAGGTACTACACTTCCTGAACTCCATTCTGTTGATAATTATTTTCTGGATGTGTAAATTTCTTAAGCGACTGCAAGGACATTTTCTTATCCGGTTTAGCCTCTATATGTTTGGTATTGCCATGAAATGGAATTTTTTGCCGAGCTAAATGCTATGCAGTTACAATCATCATACAATGCGTCCGTGACATCGGCCATGTCCATTAATCATCGCAATAATATATTCGGAATATGTTGGGATACACTCGAGATTACAGAATGTAGTACATcagaattacaaaaaattaagtctAATGTTCTatcatttacatttaaaacgtATTGTAGTGTCCGACCTAAACCGATATTTACAGCCGAAACCCAAACTGAAACCGAAATTCGGCTTTTGTCTCAGTTTTAGCCGAAACTGAAACCGTAaccgaaacatttttttaggaTTAAATAATAGACAAAATccaaagattttaataatactcTATTCATGACAAAGTAAAAAACATGACTAATCTTAATAAtgcatgtttttttttcaaccaaTCGTTGCAACGTTAGGTATGTGATATTTCACCGCACTTCTATGTCTTGTAGTAAAGAGTTGATTTGGAGAATCTGTCACTTTTCTGGTAGCTTGTTCACCACTTCAAAAGTGAGTGATTCTTCTGCACCTTTTTATCGTTGTTCCTATGCCTTTTGCTCTGGATAAAGCATCATTGATGACCAGCTGCAAAGTGTGAGATAACCAACCTATAGAATCAAGCACCATACCCGTTGCACAACCCATATTTGCTGCATTGTACGAATagaaaaatgttgttgttTATGTTCCATTCACCCACAATTCAATTAAGCTTTTCTGAAACGTAAACACCGGTGTGGTTCGCTTCCAGTACATACAGTAGCTTCCAATATAACTTTCTGATCCCATCATGAAATGACTTGTCAAACTCAGTAATGAGCACGACTTTGATGGATTTCTCCATACATCGGTCGTGCAACTTAACCGTTCGCATTGTTCGATTAAGTCCATTACTTTTGCCTTCACTTTATCATATATTTGGAGCATTAcggaaaaatgtttcaaatttaaactGTTTATTACAATTAGCTAAATTAAAACGTGTAAAACCAGTACTTTCCACTATAGAAAATGGCAGCATGTCGACAATTATAAAGTCCATTGGCCTTATCGCTTCTCTGAGGAACTACATGATCACCTGTCCATTGCGGTTCTTTCGccattctttttattatatctgtTAAGTTACATTGTATGAGATTcgattgttattattaatgtttgtcacatctttcttttttaacttagatccatttttcttttcatccATCTGTGATTTATTCTGTGCTCAAAGAATAAagtttcttcaaattttacaTATCGTCTTTCTCTCTTTACATACTTTTTGTATACGCTTCACAAGGTAGATGCACGTACACAAACAACTTGTTTCATCTTCCTTGAAACAAGATAAAATTTCCGTACGAACAAGCCAAAGCAGTTACCAGAATAGACGAACACCAGCCGAGACTGGACGAATAAAGTTTCGGTTCTTGCCAAAAGTTCGGTCGATTTTTGGCCACAACAGAAACAGTTATCGAAACTTATGTTTTGGCCGAAACTGAAACCAAAACCGAATCGTCTGTCGATATTATAATAGGAGAACGCAAGAAGGAACTCCTTCTCCCGAGCATTCATTCCCCATACCCAGCAGACATAGACTAGAAAACACTAGCGATATTAAAATCACTAACGACCAGAAGACAGACTTCAGGAGAAGCACTGAAAGAGACATGATCACTTGGTGGCAGATAAATACAGCACAAAATCGTCCACGTATTACCACAACAGGCACACAATCACAAATCCTCAGTTCCTGTCGCAATCATTGGCAGTGGGGTAATAGAGATCCCTCTACGTGCCGTAAAAAGAACACTTACACCATCGGATTTTCAGAATCTGTGGAGCATCTATTACGATGATAAATGTTGTACACATTACAGAGCATTTCTCCATCAGATATCATATAATAAATgaagaataataatatgtacaataataaatgaatataataaataaccgCGGTAAGTTGGAGAATACCAAATCGTTTGCCGCCAACAAAGGTGTAAATATGTTATTAATCTTACGATGGAATGAAAGTGAAAAATGATCTAAGTAGTTATCTTCAGCTTTCGAAGACAgctataataaaattgatcatgGAGCGTTGTCCCCAGCTAATACAGAATGTGTATTTGTGCAGTCCCAGTTATGTGacaaaaaaagtgttttttattttatattacgtTTGTTATTTGTTTTACTTAAGCAAGATTAatataattcttaatttatagaaaaacgGAAAAGCTAAAACACATGATCGCTGTTTCCCTCATTCCTTCATTTACAACCGGCCATGGGTAATTAATTTCGTCTTAACTTTGCGGCGTGCTTTTGTTCGAATATTTCTCGGTTAATTACATTTTCGCCGCGGAGTTTTTGTACTTTGTCTCTCGAGAGACTCGAAATTGAGAACTCTCTCTTCACGCTGATGAACTTTTGGGCCGAAGGAGCATCTCAGCGTTTTCACAGACCGGAAGAGAGAGAGAAGTTAATTGTTCTTTTACGGGCATCTGCCGCCGGAGCTCGGTGTTCAAGAAGTCTTCTCTGTTTTGGACATGATGATGGTTGGATGTTCTGCCACCTCTCTGAGGCTCTGCGTTGTTTGTCGTCTGAACAAAAATTATGCACGTCTATTATTTCACTCCATGAGAGAATGTGTGTTATGTGAGAATTGCCCCAGATTCGAATCAACGTGTAAATGTATTCAAGCTGAATTTACATAGCATAGAAACGCTTTTTATAAAGgtaaataacaatatttatgctattcatttcaataattaatattttatttcttactcatttttaatgaattattttttatgcaacaaataaattttaaatctcaaGGTTCCattacaaaaaagaagaaacattCTTTCACGCCGGCAACAGTTTCAACGCGCATTATTGAGGTTGCACCATTCCATTTCCATGAAAAAGCAATTTCCGGCTCAGTTTTGGTTTCTCGTACCTTCTTGcaataaatcaagaaaaatttcataaacaaaTGGTAATTTTCGCGGACCAAGAAATTTTAATGGGTCAGCGGAAGCTCGTCGTAAATTCCCTCCAATTTTATCGTAAATTACATTCTTTTTAATGCCCCCCTCCTTTGCAGTACACTCCGTTGCGCCCACATCAACATTAACAGTCCATGTCTTTAAACTACTTAggtattaattgaaatattaaaaaagttcattttagTATTAAGTTTAAAGGTGTCGTAAAATTTCTTGGTATATTCTAAAAATGTAAACTATCGGCTTAAGTACTTAAAACAGAACAATGTCAAGAACGGATTTAagatttacttttattttttgataggactgatatttttaatttcgtggAACTACTATTTTCCATAATAGAAACAATCCGCTTATGTTGGcatataaaatagaaaataacatggattaactttatttttcaattcacTTGAAATCCAGCTCGTCTGTAGATATCGTTGAATT
This genomic stretch from Onthophagus taurus isolate NC chromosome 7, IU_Otau_3.0, whole genome shotgun sequence harbors:
- the LOC111418886 gene encoding uncharacterized protein, which translates into the protein MQGDELSHLVDTVSNNPIWQAFKLYMEGVGINIDGVIQHLSDLIVSIDIPRNSKVREFSDEDLQIVDLSATLTCLIEKLSASPSFQDFLKKITSDKVRVMIAKIRALDEVQRIVEDFRQIGIDFGKVIDLIYGLLGWTRKIMKFTLLLFVVVATSSGMPSPNKNLQHDLEDIIATIPSSEIRAIFQKYAENNAEFQEIVKYLRAPEWSILVDSVANSPKWQTFKIYMDSVGVDIDIIIQYLLDLVASVDASKNFNNVNMCSVREFMDEVLQTLDLPTTVAILNEKLITSPDFKDFLEKIASGETHAMVEEIRLMDEVQRIVGRLRQIGINVDKDGSNSMSEWTISETVRVRKKAANMSRSLFLNKFQCRKPKSAIVKKPRKYGDA
- the LOC139430485 gene encoding protein G12-like, with amino-acid sequence MPSPNKNLQHDLEDIVATIPSSEIRAIFQKYAENNAEFQEIVKYLRAPEWSILVDSVANSPKWQAFKIYMDSVGVDIDIIIQYLLDLVASVDASKNFNNVNMRSVREFMDEVLQTLDLPTTVAILNEKLITSPDFKDFLEKIASGETHAMVEEIRLMDEVQRIIGSLRQMGINVDKVINLTYSLLGWTKKTLSRSYRSEIQSMVTSKRSINYINSYNVAEFLEIVKFLQGNDFKSFLEKSAILKSWELCVNLWIISFCVGS